A window of Phacochoerus africanus isolate WHEZ1 chromosome 11, ROS_Pafr_v1, whole genome shotgun sequence genomic DNA:
GACTTGATATCAAAAGCAcagtccataaaagaaaaaatgaataatttacatctcatcaaaattttactttttgctcCGCGAAAGACCCTGTGAAGAGGATGGAAAAACAAGATACAGAccgggagaaaatagttgaaagCCACATACCTGACAGAGGATTTATATtgagaatatacaaagaactctgaAATCTCAGCAGAAGAGGAACAAATACCCCaaatggaaaatgggaaaaaaaagaaaaattggagttcccatcgtggcgcagcagaaacaaatccgaccgggaaccatgaggttgcaggttcaatccctagcctcgctcagtgggttaaggatccagcgttgctatgagctgtggtgtaggttgcagaccgggctcagatctggtgttgctgtggctctggcgtaggctggtggctacagctccgattagacccctagcctgtgaatctccatatgctgtgggtgcggccctaaaaagacaaaaaaaaaaaaagacaacggaagtaaaaatggaaaaaaaaaattgaaaaccacagtgaaaggagttcccgtcgtggctcagaggttaacaaacccaactagcatctatgaggacgcaggtttgatccctggccttgttcagggggttaaggatctggcgttgagggggagctgtggtgtaggtcgcagatgaggcttggattccgtgttgctgtgtctgtggtgtaggccgattttagccctagcctgggaacgtccatatgccatgcgtgcagccctagaaagacaaaaagcaaaaacacagaaaacacaaaaaacaacacaGTGAGATGCCACCacacacctctcagaatggccCACATCAAAAATAGTGACAGCACCAAATACTGATGAGGCTGTGGAGACGCTGGATGTCTTGGgcgttgctggtgggaatgcaaaaggGAAGGGCCGTTCTGGAAAAGAGTTTGACAGGTTATTGTAAGTCATTAGAGACAGTCTTTGTGGAGGGCCCCTGCGGGTTCCTGCTTCAACAGTGCTTGGACGGAACCAGGTGCTCGTCCCCCGCCCTGGCTGGCCAGCCGCTCAGAGCCAGCCCAGGCCACCTCTTCCCAGCGTCCTCGGACCGCCCCAAGGCCACCGCTGCCACTACCACTTCTCCTCAGCCTCCCACCATGACAACCTCGTGCTCCTGGCAGGTGCACCAGGACTTGGAGGCAGCCATCCACCGTCAGCCCAACCTGGAGCTCTGTGCCTCCTCCGTCTCCCTGTCCACGTCGTACTATTTTGACTGTGATGATGTGGCCTTGAAGAACTTTGCCAAATACTTTCTTCACCAATCTCGCGAGGAGAGGGAACATGCTGAGACACTGATGAAGCTGCAGAACCAACGAGGTGGCCGAATCCTCCTTCAGGATATCTGGCAACCAGAGCGGGATGACTGGGAGGACGGGGCTGATGCAGTGCAATGTGCCCTGCACTTGGGAAAAGAACGGGAATCCTTCCCTGCTGGCACTGCACACACTGGCCACTGCCAAAAATGACCCCTACTTGTGTGACTTCGTGGAGACGCGTCACGCAGATGAGCAGGTGAAATCCATCCCAGAATTGGGTGACCACGTTACCAACTTGCACAGGATGGGGGCCCCCGAGTATAGCCTGGCCGAGTATGTCGTTGACAAGCACACCTTGGGGAGCAGTGAGAGCTAAGCCCTAGGCTGGCCTCCCGGAGCCACGGGGGTGACTCCCTGGTCACCAAGGCAGTGCATGCATGTTCGGGTTGCCTTCCCCTTTTCTGTAAGTCCTACCAAAGCATCTACTTCAGTTCTTTCCTTAGTACCATTCCTTCAAATAAAGTAATttgacacacacaccccacaaaaAAAGTTAGTATGAAACTAAACAGTGTACTTATTGCATGCCCAGCAgtcacactcttgggcatctatcccagagaaatgaatttatgttcacacaaaatctgtacacaaatattcataatgATACAGAATAGTCAAGAAACAGACACAACTTAAAAGTCCTCTGAcaggtgaatggttaaacaaatgATGGAATATCCATACCGTGGAATACTTCATAGCAATGAAAAGAgtgaactattgatacatgcaaAAACCTGGATGGATTTCAAGGAAATTATACTGCATTACAAAAGGCAATCCCAAAGGTTATATGCTGTATGcttctatttatataatatttttttgggtttttttttttttttttttgctttttaggcccacacccgcagcctatggaggttcccaggctaggggtcaaatcagagctgtagctgttggcctgcaccacagccacagcaatgccagatcttttaacccactggatggggccagggattgaacccatatcctcatggatactaatcagattcctttccactgagccatgacgggaactccctatttatatAATACTCttgaggttaaaaaaatcaattgaggagttcccgtcgtggtacagtggttaacgaatccgactaggaaccatgaggttgcgggttcggtccctgcccttgctcagtgggttaacgctccagcattgccgtgagctgtggtgtaggttgcagatgcggctcggatcccgcattgctgtggctctggcgtaggccggtggctacagctccgattagaccc
This region includes:
- the LOC125111575 gene encoding LOW QUALITY PROTEIN: ferritin heavy chain-like (The sequence of the model RefSeq protein was modified relative to this genomic sequence to represent the inferred CDS: deleted 1 base in 1 codon) — protein: MRLWRRWMSWALLVGMQKGRAVLEKSLTGYCKSLETVFVEGPCGFLLQQCLDGTRCSSPALAGQPLRASPGHLFPASSDRPKATAATTTSPQPPTMTTSCSWQVHQDLEAAIHRQPNLELCASSVSLSTSYYFDCDDVALKNFAKYFLHQSREEREHAETLMKLQNQRGGRILLQDIWQPERDDWEDGADAVQCALHLEKNGNPSLLALHTLATAKNDPYLCDFVETRHADEQVKSIPELGDHVTNLHRMGAPEYSLAEYVVDKHTLGSSES